From one Chryseobacterium sp. 3008163 genomic stretch:
- a CDS encoding DUF1883 domain-containing protein encodes MKYQSYDLGQLNGNETVEVTLKGNSANVKLMDSINFSNYKSNRKYNFFGGHVTKSPFRISIPRAGRWFVVIDLGGYAGNVSSSVRIL; translated from the coding sequence AATTAAATGGAAATGAAACTGTAGAAGTAACTTTAAAAGGAAATTCTGCAAATGTGAAATTAATGGATAGTATAAACTTTTCAAATTATAAATCTAATAGGAAGTATAATTTTTTTGGAGGACATGTTACTAAATCACCTTTCAGAATTAGTATTCCTAGAGCAGGAAGATGGTTTGTGGTTATTGATCTAGGTGGATATGCAGGAAATGTGAGTTCATCTGTTAGAATTCTTTAA